Proteins encoded together in one Lathyrus oleraceus cultivar Zhongwan6 chromosome 5, CAAS_Psat_ZW6_1.0, whole genome shotgun sequence window:
- the LOC127079449 gene encoding uncharacterized protein LOC127079449, translating into MESSKRNIYSFKFKDPDLRSLRDLVSQMHPVYRINFGNNYGNLLSILNQRVDYTALIILAQFYDLPLRCFTFQDFQLAPTLEEFEHLVRIHMKNKPLFEGIDESLPLEIIASMLHMDEKEVEANLETKGNTKGFSLSFLLERAHTLLKAESWDACYSAIALAIYGIILFPNMDGFIDMAAICVFLNGNPIPTLLADVYYYMSHRYTKKKGMIACCAPLLYQWFLERLPKTGAWVEQTDDSWPQRLGSL; encoded by the coding sequence atggaatcaagcaaaagaaacaTCTACTCTTTCAAGTTCAAAGATCCCGATCTAAGGAGCTTACGTGACTTGGTCTCTCAGATGCACCCGGTATACAGAATTAACTTTGGGAATAATTATGGCAATCTGCTCAGCATCCTCAACCAACGAGTAGACTATACAGCTTTAATCATTCTGGCCCAATTCTATGACctacctttaagatgcttcacattccaagacttccaGCTAGCACCAACGTTAGAAGAATTCGAGCATCTTGTTAGGATTCATATGAAGAACAAGCCATTATTTGAAGGGATAGATGAATCTTTGCCCCTTGAGATCATTGCTAGCATGCTTCACATGGATGAAAAGGAAGTAGAGGCTAACCTAGAGACCAaagggaataccaaaggattttcgctaagttttctcttggaaagaGCTCATACCCTACTAAAAGCAGAAAGTTGGGATGCTTGTTACTCTGCTATTGCGTTAGCCATCTATGGCATCATCCTGTTCCCAAATATGGATGGTTTCATAGACATGGCTGCTATTTGTGTTTTCCTTAATGGAAACCCAATacctaccttgttagctgatgTTTATTATTACATGAGCCATAGGTACACTAAGAAGAAAGGAAtgattgcttgttgtgctcctttattATATCAGTGGTTTCTCGAACGTCTTCCGAAGACAGGTGCTTGGGTTGAACAGACAGATGATAGTTGGCCTCAGAGATTGGGATCACTCTGA